From the genome of Gemmatimonas phototrophica, one region includes:
- a CDS encoding RNA polymerase sigma factor — protein MGPERPMTAEALEERELVLSAQAGDNVAFAGLVRRHQRRAYAVARAIVLSHDDAEDAVQEGFLHAFRALERFRPEQAFGAWLHRIVANAALDIARRRKVRDADELPETLSSPHKDPAEADELRARLSRALNTLGERQRAVIVLHDVEGYKHAEIGALLGIPEGTARSDLHHARAHLRRQLSNLRSES, from the coding sequence ATGGGTCCTGAGCGACCCATGACGGCCGAGGCGCTCGAGGAGCGGGAGCTGGTGCTCTCGGCTCAGGCGGGGGACAACGTGGCGTTTGCGGGGCTGGTGCGCCGTCACCAGCGGCGTGCTTACGCTGTGGCCCGCGCAATCGTCTTATCCCATGACGATGCCGAGGATGCGGTGCAGGAAGGGTTTCTGCATGCCTTCCGCGCGCTCGAACGGTTTCGTCCTGAGCAGGCGTTCGGGGCGTGGCTGCACCGAATTGTGGCGAACGCCGCGTTGGACATTGCACGCCGTCGGAAGGTGCGCGATGCCGATGAGTTACCGGAAACCTTGTCGAGTCCGCACAAGGATCCGGCTGAAGCAGATGAACTGCGTGCGCGACTGTCGCGCGCGCTGAATACGCTCGGCGAACGGCAGCGCGCGGTGATTGTGCTGCATGACGTCGAGGGATACAAGCACGCGGAGATCGGTGCCCTTCTCGGAATTCCCGAGGGTACGGCCCGGTCGGACCTGCATCATGCCCGGGCGCACTTGCGGCGCCAGCTGAGCAATCTTCGGAGTGAATCATGA
- a CDS encoding HDIG domain-containing metalloprotein, whose product MPTRADALSLVHEWTQSESLRKHMLAVETAMRAYALKLGEDQESWGVAGLIHDFDYERFPNEAQAADAEHPAEGVRHLRSLGWPEAICEAVLGHAHYTGVPRVSTMAKALFAVDELTGLITASALVKPSKAVRDVDVAGVRKKMKDKAFARGVNRDDIVQGAEALGVPLDEHIGIVLAAMQENAEALGLGGVPPAASASTTISSDA is encoded by the coding sequence ATGCCCACGCGCGCCGATGCTTTGTCGCTGGTCCACGAGTGGACCCAGTCCGAGTCTTTGCGGAAACACATGCTGGCCGTGGAAACGGCCATGCGGGCGTACGCCCTGAAGCTGGGTGAAGATCAGGAGAGCTGGGGCGTTGCCGGGCTCATCCACGACTTCGACTACGAGCGCTTTCCCAACGAAGCACAGGCAGCGGACGCGGAGCATCCGGCCGAAGGGGTGCGCCACCTGCGGTCGCTCGGGTGGCCGGAGGCCATCTGCGAGGCGGTGCTGGGGCACGCCCATTACACCGGGGTCCCGCGGGTCAGCACCATGGCCAAGGCGCTCTTTGCGGTAGACGAGCTCACCGGGCTCATCACCGCCTCGGCGCTGGTGAAGCCGTCCAAGGCGGTGCGGGACGTGGATGTGGCTGGCGTCCGGAAGAAAATGAAGGACAAGGCCTTCGCCCGCGGGGTAAACCGGGACGATATCGTGCAGGGGGCCGAGGCGCTGGGCGTGCCGCTGGACGAGCATATCGGCATTGTGCTGGCCGCCATGCAGGAAAACGCCGAGGCCTTGGGGCTTGGCGGGGTCCCGCCGGCAGCCTCGGCTTCAACGACGATTTCCAGCGATGCGTAA